A region from the Peromyscus maniculatus bairdii isolate BWxNUB_F1_BW_parent chromosome 5, HU_Pman_BW_mat_3.1, whole genome shotgun sequence genome encodes:
- the Prss16 gene encoding thymus-specific serine protease, giving the protein MAVKAPWFGFLLLVSLWGMSAPALLLRRLREHIQRFQESSSLNPAFGLGQGLGPVPKQGWLEQPLDPFNTSDRRTFLQRYWVNDQHRASQDAPVFLHIGGEGSLGPGSVMAGHPVALAPAWGALVISLEHRFYGLSVPAGGLEMAQLRYLSSRHALADVASARQALSRLLNVSSSSPWICFGGSYAGSLATWTRLKFPHLVFAAVASSAPLSAVLDFYAYNEVVARSLTQVAIGGSLECLAAASAAFAEVERLLRAGPAARAVLKEELSACGSLDLTEDQGELLGALQALVGGTVQYDGQAGAPLSVRQLCGLLLGVSGNRSHSTPYLGLRRAVQIVLRSMGQRCLSFSRAETVAQLRTTEPQVSGVGDRQWLYQTCTEFGFYVTCEGPRCPFSQLPTLPFQLDLCEQVFGLSAASVAQAVAQTNSYYGGQTPGATQVLYVNGDTDPWHVLSVTQDLGPSEPALLIPSASHCFDMAPIRPSDSPSLRLGRQRIFQQLQVWLKDIKKSQN; this is encoded by the exons ATGGCAGTCAAGGCTCCCTGGTTCGGATTCTTGCTTCTGGTTTCCCTCTGGGGAATGTCAGCTCCAG CCTTGCTTCTCAGGCGCCTGAGAGAACACATTCAGAGATTTCAGGAGAGCTCTAGCCTGAATCCGGCCTTTGGTCTAGGCCAGGGTCTTGGGCCTGTCCCCAAACAAGGGTGGTTAGAGCAACCACTGGATCCCTTCAACACCTCCGACAGACGGACCTTCCTGCAG CGGTACTGGGTGAATGATCAACACAGAGCCAGCCAAGATGCACCCGTATTTCTGCACATAGGGGGTGAGGGCAGCCTCGGGCCTGGCTCAGTGATGGCAG GGCACCCTGTAGCGCTGGCCCCTGCCTGGGGGGCCCTGGTGATAAGCCTGGAACACAGATTCTATGGTCTAAGTGTGCCTGCTGGGGGCCTGGAAATGGCCCAGCTTCGCTACCTGTCCAGCCGCCATGC GCTGGCTGACGTGGCGTCCGCCCGCCAGGCGCTCTCCCGCCTCCTCAACGTGtcctcctccagcccctggatCTGCTTCGGAGGCTCCTACGCTGGCTCGCTGGCGACTTGGACCCGGTTGAAG TTCCCCCACCTAGTCTTCGCCGCCGTCGCCTCCTCCGCACCGCTGAGCGCGGTGCTGGACTTCTACGCCTACAACGAG GTGGTGGCCAGAAGCTTGACGCAAGTGGCGATAGGCGGATCGCTGGAG TGCCTGGCGGCGGCCTCCGCAGCCTTCGCGGAGGTGGAGCGGCTGCTGCGCGCAGGTCCCGCAGCTCGGGCGGTGCTGAAGGAGGAGCTGAGCGCCTGCGGGTCGCTGGACCTGACTGAAGACCAGGGGGAGTTGCTGGGCGCGTTGCAGGCGCTGGTAGGAGGCACGGTGCAGTACGACGGGCAGGCCGGAGCGCCGCTAAGCGTGCGCCAGCTCTGCGGACTCCTCCTCGGGGTCTCCGGCAACCGCAGTCACTCCACGCCCTACCTCGGCCTTCGCCGGGCGGTGCAG ATAGTCTTGCGCAGCATGGGCCAGAGGTGTTTAAGCTTTTCCCGGGCAGAGACAGTGGCACAGCTGAGAACCACCGAACCTCAAGTGTCTGGCGTGGGGGACCGGCAGTGGTTGTACCAGACTTGCACTGAGTTCGGCTTCT ATGTCACCTGTGAGGGTCCTCGGTGTCCCTTCTCCCAGCTGCCAACACTGCCCTTCCAGCTAGATCTGTGTGAACAAGTGTTTGGTCTCTCAGCTGCAtctgttgcccaggctgtggCCCAGACAAACTCCTATTATGGTGGCCAGACTCCCGGAGCCACCCAAGTGCTGTATGTGAACG gGGACACGGATCCCTGGCATGTGCTGAGTGTAACACAGGACTTGGGGCCCTCTGAGCCAGCCCTTCTCATTCCTAGTGCCTCCCACTGCTTTGATATGGCGCCTATAAGGCCTTCAGACTCGCCCAGCCTCCGCCTGGGGCGCCAG AGAATCTTCCAGCAGTTACAGGTCTGGCTTAAAGATATAAAGAAGAGCCAGAATTGA